The DNA window AATGAAACTTCATATGAAAACTaagaaacaaaatcattttaaaacagcAGCCAACTACTGTTTTCGAGTTCAATAATGATGATTAACAGCCCATTTTTCAGGTGTTTCGGATCGTCAAGCTTCTCAAAGATTTGAACAAATATCTAAAACCAGACATTATCGGAAATCATgccaaactgcattttttttcagaggataaaaaatacccgttttttttttttttttttttttgtatagtttttttGCTATGGTAGTTAAGGTAGCTAAATGATCTATAAGTATCATGCAAAAATTTAGAGATATACAGACTATATtgacaataaaacaataaaactaaATGTCTGACCAAAACTAAAATAGCCAAAACTATAGCATTGAGTAACCAAAGCTATTCCCTACATAAggttatttatgtaaaatatattatttaaaaaaatgtttacaaccTTATATTGTTGcggcacaatttttttttttttgctttgtttaaaTTACACTTTTATAGAATAAGAATTTTGCGATCGCTCGAGAAAacatagtcatacctctacttacaaatgcctctaggtacgaaatgttcaggttacaaaaccttttttttttatttttaaaggtttagttggtagttttgtggggagcctggaacaaatgagagtatttacatataaagtactgatctacttacaaaattttcaacttacaaaaaaaagttctggaatcaattaatttctgaagtagaggtacgactttaGTACTTTTTCCCTACATtaattaatacatttcctgGGTATCGGATAGGCCGATTCTCCAAATCAGGCGACTCGGATTTACTTGCAAAAATAAACGATCGGGACATCCTTATCTAAAACCGTGAAATATTGATGATCAGATATCTTAACGTCAAAGTTACGCAGTATAAATGTACAGACATACTGTTCCTATTGTTTTGTTACCTCCTGCATCACCGAGTGCTCGCTCCCATTGTGGCCTCTTTGCTAGCGCCCCCTTCTGACAGGGAATAAGGAAGGCACAAAGCAGCACGAGAAGCATAGCGCAGACTAGAGGCAGCAGAAAAAAGGACGCCCGCATAGCAttcttcctcctcatcctcttctcttcctcatcAGTCCCATGAACCCTCAGTTCACATCCCCCCAGCTGATCCCTGTCTTCCCTCGATGGGCTCCAATAGCGCCCTCTTTTCACCTCGTCTCTGTCCGGCTGCGATTTGTCAGCAAGCCGCTCTCGCCAATCGTCCTCATCCTCCTGCGCGTCGTCTCCGGCCGTCACGAGTCGGCCGGAACGAGGTCCCCTCAGTTTTGCGGAACCGCCGCCGTGGAACGTATCCCGGCCCAGACCGTTTCGGGGGTAGTTGAGCACGAGGTCATCTTCTTCGCTTTCGTCCTCGCTGTCGGCTTGGGTGAGGGGGTCGTACTCCCCCAGCTCGGAGCCCTTTTTCACTAAACAGACACAAAAATGTCATCCaattgtaacttgaatttcagatttttttaacagtgtGAACAATTTGTCAATATCagtgttaatattgtggccaaACGACTCAAAGTGGTCGCCAGGTCTTCATCAGGTTAagttctcattcattcattatacgTTTttcttatcccagccaacttttggGAGGAAGCGggctgccagccaatcacagggtaagtttttcatttccaGAAATATTCATTTGCATGACACAGTTACTAACTAATATACCCTCAGAATGATGCTATCCACTCTAATCACTATATTGATATGACCACTTATTTCATGTTGACTAATTATCTATGTTaaatactacttatttattatgttgacatatggtttatttattatttgttgttactttattttttttattacttattgcaaggaggccccacagctctggggtcctgggttcaaatctaggtcggtccacctgtgtggagtttgcatgttctcccaggtcctgtgtgggtttcctctgggtactccgctttcctcccacattccaaagacatgcatggtaggctgattggacgctctaaattccccctaagtatgggtgtgagtgtgaatggtcgtccgtctgcttgtgccctgcgattggctgacaaccaattcagggttctCCCCGTctatggcccgaagtcagctgggataggctccagcaccccccgcgaccctagtgaggatgaaacgattcaccaaatgaattacttattgattatttatctgtttgttcatttgttgttgtcatttgtgcacttccctacttatgttttgactacttatttatttatgacttatgattatacttgtataatgacaataaaagcattcaattccattttCCAGTCAAAGAAAACAAATTGGCGATGCGCTTACAAAACAAACTAACAATAGACGCATtccatttcatttaaataattgtATTCCCCAAAATTACGTTGAcactaaaaatgtcaaaaacggTGTTGTGTACGAGATCCTGTTACTATGCAATCACAGACATGCACATTTCACAAcgtgtattattttttatctattatcttatttatctatttccGAATCTGCAATCGGGGAACCATGGGGCGAATATGCTAACAACTCCTGCACCCTACCGCATCATAAGCTTCGTTATTTAGGGGGTCTCCACTCAATTGCATAATCATTCTTCTTGAACCGTCGCATAAATGACGTCAATGACTGATGATTAATATTATAAACATCGTTATTACACTTGAAGGTAACAGATGATGCTCTCCTCAGTGTGAGGATAAGGTCTAGCTTAGCAGCATGCTAAACAAGCAGCAAACGTACATGCACGGGACATTTTGAAAGTCCTTTGAAAacagaaaattgtgtttttcaatTTCTGGGTGTTCTGATGTAAAAGACGTGCTCATCAGTCACATAAGCGACACGTCACAAAGACCGATTTGCATGCCTGATGCAATAGATAACCACACGTTTTTCAGCAATTATGTTCCTCTTATATGACGCTAAACGTCTTTAAAGTTGATGCCATCTTACCGGGTAGTTTGAGGGCACGGGACAAGGCTGCTGCCATTTCTTTTTGGAGCGGATCTGCTGCTTAATGATGGAGCATGGGGATAGGGACCCTTTCTTGTCTCTGTGTAGGCCCAGCTGCATTATGGGAGTTGGAGTTTTTAATCCACCTTCATGGAGGTCCTTTAACAGTCGGGCATGTTTAGAATGAACGAATGCTACCCCCTGCTGGCGTATCGGTGAAGTGGCCCTCAATATCTGCTGGTGATATTTCATCAAGCAGCAGTTGGTATTCTTAGTTCTTATGTATTAGATCACTTTTTAAGTCTTCACAATTTAAGGGTAAGGGAAGATCCAAGTCCCTCAGGGCATCTCGCGAAGTAAGCAAGTCACTCCAGTGGGCGGACCTTTCCCCTTTCAAAAATTCTTCTCGCAGAATTTACGAGGACACGGGCGTCACCCCGCGTCGTTATTTTCCTTACTCATCAGTTTAAGGCATAAACTTATCAAGTGAAGAACTTTTGTATATAAAACGTTGGTGTACTAGTTTAGTCAAGGTTTTTAGGTAAAGTAAAGTTGGTTTATTGCACTATATTGACGTGTAATTaagatttatttgtttttacattattatgAATGAAATGTTTCTGCTGAAATaactttaaaatatgtttatatTTGAGAAGTGCGCAAAGGCTCATGGGAAACAGGAGCCGATCAGAGGAAGCGGCGTCATGTAGACATCGCTGGGATTTCTGGTTAGATATCTGATGTGTGTGCTGTGAGACGACAGGGGCGTGCGACGTCGCTTGTTTGCCATTTTGTGTCGTGTAGTGAATGTAGTTGTAGTCATTCGGAATGGCTCGAGAATGGTCAGTTTTTAAACTGCTTTTGTCATGAACGTTAAGGATATAGTAAATAAGTGGAatactaaataaaatacaattaatgGTACTTATTATAACAACAGCGTAACAAAACAGTTTAAATAATTCATTGTAATGGATCCCCCCAGAAAAGTTTTatgacccaagatggccgccaggtACTAACGCCCTCAGACATATATGTTAATAGCAATGGCCTACCTTACATGACCTATTTGAGATTAAACGGTTATAATGTTTGCTGATAAAATAATActcatttaattaaatattaatttgcgTTAATTGACAAACATTACGTTAACGTCATCATatgtttaaaacaatatgccttCAATGTGAAATACTTTATGAACCCACAGGGCGTCCGTAACATTGGCTAACAAGCATGCGCAGTTCAATGCAGATATGCAAGATGGCGGACGTGTCTTTGGATGAAGTGATACGACAGCGCGGAATAAACGTTATGGTACCGCCAAAACGGTAAAACGTCTGCTCAATTGCCGCACGATCTTTTAGTTGTTACCACTTTAGAAACTTAAAACTGAGCAAAATGCGTGTTTGATAGCCGCTTCCTCATGGCGATCTTACTTATTAAGACCTCACTGTGGGTGTTTTTCGGCTACGAAATGCCGCTTAGCATTAGCGCGATGTTAGGCCATTCCCAATCGAACTGTGcttttatttcgttttttaacaaTTAGATAGCATTTGGTTGAGAACATGATATATATTGGCACTAATGTTTATTTAAACGCACAAATGATTTTGATAATACGACCAAGTATGTTTCCTTGTGCTTTGTATGAGTGTTTTAGCAGACTGGCTAATATATCACGCTAGATTGCCTCGCTAAACTTAGCATGTACATATTCTGTTTGTAATACAATGGGCTATTAGGCCAATGCAACAGCTTGCTTATGACCATTTATAATTATGAAATAGATGCGTTAGACTGAttgttttgaaaattaaaaGTGAATAGATACTaacaaaattaacatttttgacTAATCTTGAAGTTTGGCTTCTACGGTATGGCACACACATTTCTGAACACGCAGAGGGTAAATTAATCTTCACATATGTCCCACACATTACAGAATTCAAGAATAGCAGTACTTCATCACGTTTTCTATATTTGAATCTgagaaaaatgtttgatttctcaTGGCTAAATCAATGAATAGTGTAATCTTTGTCCTAGCTACATAAAATTTGATCCAAATATAAAATAGCCTGCCATCAGCCAGTTGAGCAAGGATTTACTTGTGTGAAAAAATGTCATAACGCAATTGGTTATCATAATCTTttttaaggggggggggggtagacTGATCTTGTGCATTTTCGGACTCATGACCGTgatcagttgttgtttttagtaaCCTTTGGCTGCAACAAGaatgtaatacaaaaaaaatgtatattggaCATCCGGAACAAGACAGTTGCAAAcgcagtttttttcttctttaaatacATCCTGCACCAGGGGCATTCTGTTGCTAAATTACCTGACTCAATGTTATATCATTTACAACAGAACTATGTTTGGACGAGGCGCTGGAGGGGTTGGAAAGACTTTTGATGCCCGTCAAAGAATTGGCATGAATGATGTTCGGCAACGACTTGGAGGTGGAACAGGTAAAAGTTTTTCTTAGTGATGTCCCAGCTAGTTAATAAAACTGAGTGTTATATATTCATTTGTCATAAATTTTGCTGTCAAACTGACTACTATGGCAAGGGTTTTTCTGTGGGTCTTGCTCTTGATATTGACATCTTTGTATTGGGTCTCTTGTCAGGTTTTCCTTTGAAAGATGCCAGAGAAAAGTTGGTTCTGAAAGATGCTCGTTTCAAAATCCGTGGAAGGGGTGGAGCAGCTGCAGCAGGAGGAGTCCAAGACGCTCGTCAGATGATAAACTCGCGTAAACAGCAGCAGAATGTGTTCGCTGTGCCTGTCCAGACCACTCAAAAATCAGCAATGACACACCAACTGCAGAGCCACACACTTGTGCCACAGTTTAAGGTCCAAGCTAACAACAATTTTGCTGGCATCAATGCGAGGCTGTTTGCCCCAGCCTTACAAGGACTTAGTGGGAGAGATGGCACAATGGGCCATCTTAACAAGAGAGTGACAGATGCTCGTGATAGGCTGAGTCTTAAGAGGAGCTTGAATAGTGGCCCGCAAACTCAGGGGTCCACTCTGTTGCCTCTAAAAATAACCAAGACCATCCAGGTGAGGCGTAAAGGCTTAATGTAAAACTGTGCTTTTACAAGAAAActtgtaaatgtaaatgtacacCTATTTTTTATTAACAGCAACGCCCAGTTGGGGTTTTAGGGGGAATGCGTCTTCACTCACAGGTAAGACATTTTGTCTTGGGATGTTCATGTAATTCTACTTATAGTCTTAAACCATTTTCAATGGCAGTTCTTATATTTTATCTCTTTGTTATGCTTAAAAAATACTTGACTTTGCTTCCCGCAGCCTGTCTCGAATGATCATGATTGCCCCCCAAGTAAACAAATCAAAATCACTACTTCAAACAATTTGCTGCAGTCACGGGTAAGAGCTTGTCTCATCGAAACCGATatggttttttttactgttactGCATACTTGTCTGTTTTGATCGTTGAACAGGATGGTCTAGTAAGCTCCCAATTTGCCATGTCAACGCCAATTACCAAGGTTGTTAAAAATGATACCTACTCAGCCCCTCGGCCACCGGTTCCCATTGCCCCCACCCGCCCCACCGCTAGCACAGCATCCCCTCGACCTCCAGCCACAGCATTGAAGCCTATTTCTAGGAGTTTACAGCAGAGCTCAGTTCAACCTAGCACAGCGACTCCTGCCCCTCAGGTAAACGACTTTACAGCTCGGAATACTTTAGATAGCAACATCTGGGTTCTCCCGTTTTGGGTTATGGTTTCATTTACAGATAGCAATTAAACACCGTTAAATATGCAGGTTTGGTACCAGTATTGCAATGCTTTTGCTCTACAAATTACATTTTTCCCCTCTTCATTTAGCCTGTTTTCAGCCCTTTGGAAGGAACAAAAATAACCGTGAATAACTTGCATCCCCGTGTCACTGAGGAAGACATAGTGGTGAGTAAATCGTAGAGATGAACTAGCACCAGATTTGTTTTGGTTggagtcaatgttccctctaagctgcgcgcctgcacaattgcgcactactctcgtcttctctgtgcacagcaaatcatatggagcgcacaaaataaaatccccattttttatttagttttagctgtgaggccgacgcgcgaaccactcatccgccgggccggccattcatagatattaatcattacattttattattactaaataatttatgtgtagtagacatacacctgcttatgacaggtgtgatactggtgtgtgcccatagcgagcaatgatgatgttgctcacaccggtactccgtgtgctcagggaggttgtctttctgctcagacaaacaaaaaaattagagggaccATTGGTTGGAGTCAACTGTCTTTGCTCCAGTGGCACAGTTTGGATATTCATCCGCAAGGAGAAAAGGCTGCATGGAATTATGGAAAGCTTGGAATATGTCTCCTAATCACAGATGCAAAATTCATATATAAATCAGATATACATGCACCTTCAAAACAACCGtttcaaaaaaataactggTAAAATTAGACCTAGGCAATAAAACGACAACGGTAAatattgtcacttaatttttgtcaatgatagtaataaaaacattctttaaatataaactgcaattacaccacccgaacaCCACAACGAACGGGGACTCTGGTTCGACGTGTCCGCTAGCTGCAGACCAACGTTCAGTACACAAAGAAGATGGTGAGGAACAGCTAATCAATTACCAGAGTTAGCAGTAGAGCAGCATACAGAGCATGAAAGTGAAAGGACTATAGCAAAgccaaaataaatgattatgagatgcaggaccaCACCGAGCCTACCCACttaaagatccaagtgaagtctcTGATGTTGTTATCAATATCGACTGATATAAACTGGTGCGCCTTACGTTTGACATTTTAAGAATGGCCATTCAAAGAAGGTGCGCCATATAGTGTGGAAAATTCGGTGggtctttaactcattggctagtTTTTAAAAGCCGTCTAacatcgtcaatggcaaccgGAAGGGTTCATGAGAAACGCACGGTCATGGTTAATATTCAAGAACCATTTTAAGCACTCTTCTTCCTGCTGAGACTTGTTGTGTACTTTGGCCTTCTATTTGTTCACAGGAGCTGTTTTGCGTGTGTGGTGCCTTGAAACGAGCACGCCTGGTGAAGGTGGGCGTAGCCGAAGTGGTATTTGTTCGCAAAGATGATGCCGTAAGCGCGTACAGAAAGTACAATAACCGCTGCCTGGATGGTAAGTATTCAATAGCATactctttaaaaacaaacctgGGGACAATTGtttgatcgttttttttttttttttata is part of the Stigmatopora argus isolate UIUO_Sarg chromosome 14, RoL_Sarg_1.0, whole genome shotgun sequence genome and encodes:
- the poldip3 gene encoding polymerase delta-interacting protein 3 isoform X1, which gives rise to MRSSMQICKMADVSLDEVIRQRGINVMVPPKRTMFGRGAGGVGKTFDARQRIGMNDVRQRLGGGTGFPLKDAREKLVLKDARFKIRGRGGAAAAGGVQDARQMINSRKQQQNVFAVPVQTTQKSAMTHQLQSHTLVPQFKVQANNNFAGINARLFAPALQGLSGRDGTMGHLNKRVTDARDRLSLKRSLNSGPQTQGSTLLPLKITKTIQQRPVGVLGGMRLHSQPVSNDHDCPPSKQIKITTSNNLLQSRDGLVSSQFAMSTPITKVVKNDTYSAPRPPVPIAPTRPTASTASPRPPATALKPISRSLQQSSVQPSTATPAPQPVFSPLEGTKITVNNLHPRVTEEDIVELFCVCGALKRARLVKVGVAEVVFVRKDDAVSAYRKYNNRCLDGQPMKCNIHIQGNVITSDQPILLRLSDTPGASSGAKKDGLPPSLSRPASQRTSQPTAEVDPQTILKALFKSTAQSSTTTEPPGSQATAFRIKI
- the poldip3 gene encoding polymerase delta-interacting protein 3 isoform X2, coding for MFGRGAGGVGKTFDARQRIGMNDVRQRLGGGTGFPLKDAREKLVLKDARFKIRGRGGAAAAGGVQDARQMINSRKQQQNVFAVPVQTTQKSAMTHQLQSHTLVPQFKVQANNNFAGINARLFAPALQGLSGRDGTMGHLNKRVTDARDRLSLKRSLNSGPQTQGSTLLPLKITKTIQQRPVGVLGGMRLHSQPVSNDHDCPPSKQIKITTSNNLLQSRDGLVSSQFAMSTPITKVVKNDTYSAPRPPVPIAPTRPTASTASPRPPATALKPISRSLQQSSVQPSTATPAPQPVFSPLEGTKITVNNLHPRVTEEDIVELFCVCGALKRARLVKVGVAEVVFVRKDDAVSAYRKYNNRCLDGQPMKCNIHIQGNVITSDQPILLRLSDTPGASSGAKKDGLPPSLSRPASQRTSQPTAEVDPQTILKALFKSTAQSSTTTEPPGSQATAFRIKI